A genomic window from Agrobacterium tumefaciens includes:
- a CDS encoding HAD family hydrolase: MTALRRQETLRQAASFTTVCGHQRAQRGQKISAIKLAAFDVDGTILRGENICGCIARKLGRTVEMDGFELLRSRDEIAAGRETMLEWYAPFDRAALIGHLSELRLAPGVKEGFARLKEAGVKIALVSITWEFAVGWFASELGADYAVGTGWQEKGTIDHFWPEDKASYLSSLIAELSIDRDAVAAAGDSHGDIPMLNLASRSYFVGEHLPSELSHAKHLHNANIEEIVSDMLA; the protein is encoded by the coding sequence ATGACCGCTTTGCGCCGACAGGAGACGTTGCGGCAGGCGGCTTCTTTTACTACGGTTTGTGGGCACCAAAGAGCACAAAGGGGACAGAAGATCAGCGCCATCAAACTAGCTGCGTTTGACGTAGACGGAACCATTCTGCGGGGCGAAAATATCTGCGGCTGTATTGCCCGGAAACTAGGCCGTACGGTTGAAATGGACGGTTTCGAGCTTCTTCGCTCGCGAGATGAAATTGCCGCTGGACGCGAAACAATGTTGGAGTGGTATGCCCCCTTTGACCGGGCTGCCCTGATCGGACATCTGTCGGAGCTTCGTCTAGCTCCGGGTGTCAAAGAAGGGTTTGCGCGCCTCAAAGAGGCCGGAGTCAAGATCGCCCTTGTGTCCATCACTTGGGAGTTCGCTGTCGGCTGGTTCGCCTCAGAACTGGGTGCGGATTACGCCGTCGGTACCGGCTGGCAAGAGAAAGGGACCATCGATCATTTCTGGCCGGAAGATAAAGCCAGCTATTTGAGCTCCCTGATTGCCGAATTGAGTATCGACAGGGATGCCGTCGCGGCGGCGGGGGATTCGCACGGAGATATCCCTATGCTCAATCTCGCCTCCCGAAGCTATTTCGTGGGCGAGCACCTGCCGTCCGAATTAAGCCATGCAAAACACCT